The Glycine soja cultivar W05 chromosome 15, ASM419377v2, whole genome shotgun sequence region AGGAAAGTCGTACTTAAATAGACAGAACAATGGACATGGAACTATGTTTTCAAGACGATTTATCCatgtatgtgttttttttttggctttagtATGTCATAAAGcccatttttttattacttgcatagtgttttgtcaaatatatataaagatgcATGTGTATAGTGGTGTATAATTAGCAGCTTGAATTAATTATTGCTgtggattttatatttttgtttttgttaattctATCTCTGGGTAAAAGGTTAATGAGGTTAGATGTAGAGTAGTGTCTGCAACAAGCTTAAACGAATGGAAAAGAATTTTCAACATAGTTGTTAAACGGCAGTTATGGCACCACCATAGCATAATAGTTGGGTGTAGTTTTGATGCCCACTGCCATTTGCCTCCTGCGTTGTGGCGTTTTGTGGCCATAGTGGTTTATAGTGATCATGGTAGAgatggacttttttttttcttaaataacttttttaagagTTTCAAATAGGAATTTTAGAGTCTTTCTTTTCCCGTTCTCTCCTTGACCTGTTGCTTCTCATTACATTCTACCACCTGCCGACAATTATGACTCCAGTGTCTCAAACGTGGGTGACCAGAACTTCTTTAAACCCTGTCTTGAGTTAAAtatcttctttcctttttttcttttttcttttcttcgcaAGCTCTTCATCTTGtatgtttttcttgttttttttatcaagttttggtcaacatattttttttgtcctttatTCTGTTTTTACCGTCCAAACTCCATTGTACTGATACCATGACCTTGAATGGTTATTATTAGCAACCATATTAGGGCTTCAAATtgtcaaaaattattattattactatttactGCCCATCTTGTTTTAACTTGTTATTTCAGGTTGGGAAGGAATTGGCATGTGTCTATTTAGCTTTGGTCTTTTCCTTATCaaagaaagataaataaaataatgttgttCCTTCATTATTCTTGTTaatctttttgttattttttagttttgattCATCAGTATGTTTTGAGTACCAAGTGTCTTTTGGGTGTTAGGGTATTATTTAGGACAAATGTAAGTGGCTCAGATCCACATTCAAAGCTGAAGCAATTATTTCTAGCTTCTCTTTTTCATAACATGGCCTTCAACTCCAATCCACCATGCTGTTTGACAGTCATGTCATGGACCATAAGGAAGAGGATTTTGAATCTAGGGATGGAGTTGCCTTTGTAATCCTATGTCTTTGCCTAGACTTAGATGTGTTTGCAATCATGAAATGGTTGATTGGTTTTACTAATTATTATTGTATGCTTTAATTAAAGGTACCTCTGTCTATTGCATTGCGCCACCATATTAGTTCAGTATATTTGAGATCCTTTTGTATTATTCTTTTATGATGCAGGCAGGACCATATGATAATCTGAAAGATATTGCCATGAAGATCTTGCAAAAGGAGGTTTCAACAGTTCCTATTATCCATTCATCTTCTGAAGATGCTTCATTTCCACAGTTACTACATCTTGCTTCACTTTCAGGAATACTTAAATGTAAGCTTTCTTGGTAACTTTCTTCAATAATGTTATTAAGTATGCTTGATCCTTACCAAATTTATTTTCAGGCATTTGTAGGTATTTTAGGCACTGCTCTAGTTCCCTGCCTGTACTTCAACTTCCAATCTGTGCAATACCTGTGGGCACGTGGGTGCCCAAAATTGGGGAATCAAATCGGCAGCCTCTAGCAATGTTGAGACCAACCGCTTCTCTTGCGTCAGCCCTAAATTTATTAGTTCAAGGTGTGAACTTTTTGTCTGACCTTGAACATAGTgtatcaaaaagaaaagcaacAGAGAGAAAGAATGAAGAAATTGGTATCCTATTATACTTCTGAGGTATTAGGCTGATGATAGGGAGCACCGTCTCCCACTATGAGAAGAATTTTAATGTGTGATTAGTCATCAATATTCAAAAGGGAACATGAATTTTATGGGGTGATactgtttttttattcaagcattaaaatgtaaacgaaatattttctttgagcaaaAGCTTAATTTTACTTACATTGATTCTTGCCCTGTGCTTTTGTAGCCCAAGTAAGCTCAATACCAATAGTTGATGATAATGACTCATTACTGGATATATATTGTCGGAGGTCTGTTGTGTTTTATATCCTTACTATTATATTTCATGATGCCTTGTTTGATATACTATAACGTCTCAGTCTACGGTTCAAGCATTAAATTGTCCTAGCATTTCATTCTTTGCAATGGTTTATATAATCTAACTTTTCCATCCTGTCCTTTTTTATTGACAGTGACATAACAGCTTTGGCAAAGAACAGAGCATATGCACATATTAATCTTGATGAAATGACAGTTCATCAGGTaagtctctctctctttcattttttcattctGCGTATCTATAAACTTCTGCTGACAATCTctgtttttgaaaattaaaaatttcaaatctgTTCTGGTTTCATTGCTTCCTCATTAATTTGGTCTAGCAGTTTACTGAGCCTACTAGCCTAGGGGTCGTGGAGGATGATCTTAAGCATTAGTAGATTTATTCAGCTGTCTTTCTCTAACAAATTCTTCTTTTACAAAATCACGTATCGTTGGCATCATATTGAATAGGGTCGACTAGAAGGCTTTGATTTAGGGGTTTTCTCTTGTTGAAATGTATAATTTCCTTTACTCTTAAAATAGTTCAGCCCCATATCTTGAATAACATTTGAAgatatgtttctttttcttgattattgGCTGTGAATAGATCCAGTGGATGACACTCAACAAACATTTGATGAATAAATAGATTCTTAAGTAATATTATGGTTGATGCAgagtttgattatttatttttcttccaataTTAATGTTGTTGATGCCTAGTTGAGGCATTCTCCCTTTTGATGTCAAAAGTCAATGTGCCATTATAAATGTGAAAGGATTCACTTACTCCAAGGGTAAGTCTTGCAAACTTACTTTGCTTAATAACTTATTCTAGAATCTGAATTTCGTAAGTCCAACTGTTGAATTATGTGATATCACCTTGATGATGAAGCATGCCAAACttttgataaattgaacattCATAAGTATATGATCTTAGGGAGCATTTGTTTAACGGAATGGTCTTGTATTTGCAGGAATTGCACTCCCAGGAATATTATAACCAAGAATGTTGTTCCTGGGAACATTTAAAAATGCATTTGGCTAGATTTTAACATTCCTCgggatatttttaaaattttaaataattgaaataaaaaatgagagttGGAATGGGAGTTACAGTTGGGTTAGAACATAACTTCCCACATTCCCATGGGAATAGAAATGACTTAAGTCTTGGTCTATAACTACTTTCCAGAGAATACACAATATCCtggaatattttttcaaaactcaTAATGATCATGGAATACTGCATTTCCATGTTCACATTACTGGGAATGAGTTTTTAATTTGTGAAACAAACACACTCTTATAATCaacatttacttatattttgagAAGTATATTATACgataaaataaagttgattGATGAAGTatcaaataacttttaaattatataaaattttgaagacCTGTTTTATTTAATGAGAACTTTCAATCCAGGGATTGGTTTAATGAAATTCAATGTCAATAAATAGTTATTAAATGGAGTAAATTAGACAAGCCATACTCTTGGAATAAGTGAATTCCTTTCCTATGTTAGCTTCTTTGTCAGCCTGTATTCTAACCAAGGTTGCATACTTTATCTATTGTTATGATGGCCTTTTTTAGATGTTTTTCTTCTTGTGACCTTATCATCTTTTGCATGCTTTATTGTCCAGGCTTTGCAGTTGGGCCAGGACGCATATAGTCCCTATGAGCTTAGAAGTCAAAGATGTCAGATGTGTTTGCGTTCTGATCCTCTGCATAAAGTGATGGAACGCTTGGCAAATCCAGGTGTGCTTGTTTTCCCTTTCTGATGAAGCATGGCTttcagtttcaatttttttgcagTTGTGTGATGTTCAGTATTCATTCAAAGcttacttttttaaatttctggGTTAGCTTTCAGTTCTTGCCAACATTCATTTGTATCTTCTAATATTGATAAAAACATCTTATTTTGTGGACTTCTACCCCCAAATTTTCATTTAACATGGGGAATAGAGAATTATTTAACTTTATGCATGTATATAACTACATATACTACATTTATGTTGTTTCTGGGTGCCATGCTCGACAATGTAATTCCAATCTCCTCTGTTGACCTTGGATTAGCTCTCTTTCCTCCTGCAACTATCTGATGGTTTTTCTCAGCCATTGTATTGATTATTGACTTAGCAGGTGTAATGGCACCCATAATGAATGTTCATgttcacaaaaataaaactaaatccAGACACTAGTGGCCTGGcatatttttctccttttaagCTTTAAAAACCGAATGAAAATTGACTAAAAAACGCCTACTTAAAATTATTAGTTGCTTGATAGTAGAAAGTGGATGTAAGGTGGCCTAGTCATAAAGCTGTAATAGGACttgtttttaatctatttttcatAGCATAtgctatttcctgagattttGTTAATAAAGTTGGATACACCAAGTGGATGGAATGTCAATATAAACGATGAAGAGTTGAGCTAAGTTGTAGCCTAAAAGTTACAACTGTGATATtcaatttgtttgtgttttttgtcAAGTTGATATAACAGTTAAGATTTAGTTTATCCAGATTTGCATTGATTTCATTTTGAAGATTGTCCTGCTGAAAGTTTTAATTCTGTTTAATTCCGGAGTCAGGTGTCAGGCGGCTTGTCATCGTGGAAGCTGGCAGCAAGCGTGTAGAAGGCATTGTTTCATTGAGGGACATATTCAAGTTCTTCATTGGTGATTAGTTTTGGATTGGTGAATGGAAAAGTAAAATGGTATGTGCTGTGGTTATGATACTAGAGCATCCATACAACCAGCCACCATCACTTGTCCAACCATTGAAAGTGCTTTCTACACGGTGATTTTATCTCTCATTTCATTGTAATACAATTGGATTGGCCTCTTGCTTTATTGccttttttaagattttaggcTGAGAAAGAGGCCTGTAAATTCAGAGTATTTGATTGCCCCAAATTTATTCATCTCTCCCCATTCGTATTATATCTTCAAATGTATTGTGCTCCTGACATAGATACCAGCAAGGTGGGGGAGCACAACATCTGTAATCATTCCCATCTGTGAAGATATCaagtttgaagaaaaaaaatgaggatgAAGATTGAAATAATGTTGTTTTATATTTGTTGATTAATAATCCTTAGGGTTTGATTGTTTACCTTAAGAACTTCAGCCGGAGTAGCTTATGAATAAAGAACCGTTGCATATGAAGTTGTATCATTAGAGGAGCTGATGTGAACAAAAAACTATAAGCAACAATTGTTTGTATAAGTGATCGGTGCTTATCTCAAAATGGGGCATCTGTTTAAGCAACTCTCTTCAGTTGCACAAGTAATGGTAATGACTAGGGATGTTTAAATCCAAactgatttaaaataaaaataaaaaattgaaccaaattgATGCCTTTTGAATTCAATTTGATTGGTTTATGGTTAAACTGCGATTTGGTATATTTTGCTGTTGATGTCTACCGAATTGAAACAAATTGAATTAAACtgctattatttaaattataatgtttattAGTTATGTATAAGTTAGTGGTGAGTTCACCATGGTGTTGGTGGGTAATATATTTGTACCTAACATTAATGACATTAGTTGTATTTATATGAGTCTGAGATAACACGCGGTCAAAAGCCTCTAAAGGGTAATATTACCCTATTTGGGAGTATCAACAAGACACTTTATCGAGTCAAGGTACATTTCCCTGTGCTTAAATGTATTATAGCAATCTTGCTAATGTTTATGACATCAACTtcggttaacacttgatgtaatGGGTTGGTTCTGCCTCTTGAGTTAAGATACCGTGTGacacattatttatttaaacatttttattttttattattttaatagtagaaactaaaatgacagtagtaactaaaaatatatttattgatacGTCAAATGTTAACATAATACATCATACTATTAATATTCATCCTAAATATTGATactattaatttaatgtttgttaaaaaatgttactaTATCACAAGTGATATTGTCTAACCAATTTTTACCCATTTAATGACATTTTTATGGTAAAGTTTTTATAATgattagaaacaaaaaaacatttattgaaagtttaaattaaataaatcttaattaactttaattatGATTGCTTACTAAAAAATACCATGCATAGTCCATTACTATATAAAATCTGGTTTGAATTGGAACAGTGTTGCCGCCACTTCTcactgttttttctattcatttatttatgctgttatttatttgttttgtatctATAACCAAAGGCCTCATATTTTAACCACACAATCACTTGcctaatagtaataatatataaatctgttgcaaattttttattgtagCACCTCTCAAATTaatatacaataaatatttttatcatttaaaataataatatcatactTTAATATAATCAAATGATTATGATTACCAAAAACATCAAATGATTAttataatgagaaaaaaataatataataagatCCTGATTTGTATGAAATTAACCATGTCACGTTCATGAATTGGTATTATGATAACTAGGAAAAAATAGACACTTCGTGTCTCACTGccttttgattattatttttaaataaaaaaataacagaaattagTGAGTGATTtgttaatgtaattatataaagataaaatagtaacttACAAATGTACCCTATTACCTTAAATATAGTTATAAATACTTTATTATATAACAGTggaataataaaatacaatactgaaaaattgatgataaaaaggtataattttaaaatcattaaaactttataaagtaaatcacaaaaaatagataaaatatacaGATTTTTATATACAATACTACTatgttacaaataaaataaaatgacaactaataaaaaataataaccataaatcataaataaaataatattataaaatgaaaacaatacagaaatattaaacaatattttttagtattataatactaaataaattttttaaatacaaatatttttttaaaggcttatttcatattttgtcgatgttcttttaaaaaatttgaaacattTTACTTTCTGTGAAATCAATATTCAGattcattttcttataattacaactatatttctaaattttaaatcaaatacaaCTTTTTTAGATCATAAATTCTattgataatatttatataattatacaactattttattctcattttataaattcaatcatactaaaaaaaatctctcaaaTAACTTTTGACAATTATCTCGTGCATCTCACGGCACTTCTTCTagtattgataaattttttatttcattattataatatttttggttATTAGGTACTTAAACagataaaaatttgataaatttttattataaaatgtttAGCATTTTAACCTGTTTTGTAGATCCATATTAGTAgacttttttaaatatattttgatttgatttaaaagatgaagggaaagtataaatttttaatggaatagttatcaataatattattaaatctgTTCcggttttcaaaattttctgtCACTTGTCACGTGTTGAAATAAAACAATACCTCCAATAATTTAAtgtctaaataaaaaatttagcctCAAATTAATTAAGTAACACAATTGTCAGATCACTTATTCCTAAtaacttttgattatttttttttaattttttttcgtgTGTGCAAtagattaaattgaatttaaattttaaactagaACGAAAGAATAACTACGATTTGTAGGAAGAGAGACGTAGACTTGGGAGATTTTCCttcaaaatagaaaatggtgaaAGAAATCGAAAATCTGACAGAAGATGAAAGACGCGCACTTCGTGGCAGCAAATTCGCCCCTCTTCCCCGACGTTCCAATTCCAAACCCAGGTTTGCTTCTTCCTCATTTTAGGGTTTTCCCCCATCTTCAATTTCGCACTTCATTGCTAGTCCCCAcgattaaacttttttattttgaatccaCAGTTTCATTTCTCACCCCTTCAATTTTAGTGGGTCTGACGTGAATTTACGATTGGTGGATTATTTTGACAGGTTGGCTCATCCCTGTGGACCCTTGGCGACGAATAAAGCAGCGGCTTTGGCCAAGTTTCTGGAGAGAAAGCTGAAGGACCCAAATGGATTGGCATCTATTAACCCCGATCTCCTTGAACTTGCTGTCAATAATGCTAAAGAAACTGTCTATGCAAGTAACACTTctaactctttctctttttctctccccTCTCTTGTAAGACCCTTTGtctttaattttagttaaaatgcACTCTAAATAGTTTTTATACAATCATTTAATCATAGATTGTGATGTATGGTAAGTGCGTGTTTGAATGAGTGTTCACAAAATTGgttttgaatgaaattgattttacaatattaattttgaagtgATGTGATATATGTTTGAATGTTTTCATTACAAAATGACTTTAACAGGAAAGTGCCAAACATGTTGGTCAGAGCTGTAAATCAAGTTTGACTAGCTCTAAATTCAAGTTTGGTGGTTC contains the following coding sequences:
- the LOC114386986 gene encoding uncharacterized protein LOC114386986 isoform X2 encodes the protein MVKEIENLTEDERRALRGSKFAPLPRRSNSKPRLAHPCGPLATNKAAALAKFLERKLKDPNGLASINPDLLELAVNNAKETVYASGASNSQRNVRHVDSFGDSDSKNELSEVKESKKKKKKKEKKKNKKRKNSEDPGCAVVKKPKQKFKF
- the LOC114386986 gene encoding E3 ubiquitin-protein ligase RBBP6-like isoform X1, which translates into the protein MVKEIENLTEDERRALRGSKFAPLPRRSNSKPRLAHPCGPLATNKAAALAKFLERKLKDPNGLASINPDLLELAVNNAKETVYASGASNSQRNVRHVDSFGDSDSKDSSEEQNELSEVKESKKKKKKKEKKKNKKRKNSEDPGCAVVKKPKQKFKF